The Cloacibacterium caeni region GTGAATAATTGGCGGATTCAGTGTCATATTGAGGTAACGTTTCGCTTCGTAATCTGAATTGATAGATTTCAAAGTATCATCAAAAATTTTAGAAAACGTTTCGAAATTATTCGGATGTTTGGCAAATTCAATCAACCATTCATGGGCTCCAGATTTTCCTTCGCTCATAAAAACGGGCGCTCCTGTATAATCTAAAACGTGAGCTTCTGTAGCATCACATGCTTTTTTAAGTGCAGTTTCTACATTGTCTATCATTAATTCTTCGCCAAAAGCATTGATGTAATGTTTGGTTCTGCCAGAAATCTGAATTCTGTGCGGAGAAAGAGATGTAAATTTTACGGTATCACCGATTAAGTAACGCCAAAGTCCACCATTGGTAGAAATAACAACTGCATAATTTTTGCCGAGTTCTACTTCTTCCAAAGGAATCGCTTGAAGATTATTTCGGTCAAATTTATCCATCGGAATAAATTCGTAGAAAATTCCGTAATCTAGCATCAGAAGCATTTCGTCACTACCACTTCTGTCTTGAATTCCGAAGAAACCTTCAGAAGCGTTGTAAATTTCGTAGTAATTAATGTCTTTGCCGATGATATTTTTATATTGTTCTCTGTAAGGTTTAAAACTGATTCCACCGTGGAAAAACACTTCTAAATTTGGGAAAATTTCAGAAACATTACCTTTTCCTGTTTCGGTTAAAATTCTTTGAAGCAAAACCATCATCCAACTTGGAACGCCCGTTAAACTTCCTACATCTTGATTTTTAACTTCTGAAACGATGGCTTTCAATTTGGTTTCCCATTCTGACATTAGGGAAGTTTTTTTGCTGGGAACTGTTGTAATTTCTACCCAAAAAGGAAGATTTTCTATTAAAATAGCAGATAAATCTCCGAACTTAGTATTGAAACTTTCGTACAATTCTGCACTTCCGCCTAATCTTAAATTTTTATTGAGAAATAATTGATTATCAGGATGATTGTTTGCATAAATTGAAATTAAATCCTTTCCTGCTTTGTAATGGCACTCTTCTAAACTTTCGTCTGAAATAGGAATGAATTTACTTTTGGCATTGGTCGTTCCAGAAGATTTCGCAAACTGACGAATAACTCCTGGCCAAGAAATATCTTTTTGACCTTGTCTTGCTTTTTCTATGTAAGGCTCGAATTCTTCATAGTTTACGATAGGAACTTGTTGCTGAAAATCTCGGTAAGAAGAAATGTCTTTGAACCCGAATTTTTTGCCGTATTCTGTTTCTTCTGCATGAAAAAGTTGAGAAAATAAAACTCCGTTTTGAGTTTCAATAGGATGTTTCATAAAATTCTGAATTTGGTCTATTCTTTGTCGAATAAACCAATTTACAGCCATATTGAAGAGAGCTTTTGTTGCCATTGCTCAAATTTAATAAATTTTTTGAGAATTTTGTAATTTGAATGCAACAAAAATCCGCTCTAAAGATTTAGAACGGATTGATGATTATTTTAGAGAAAATTTTAGCAAAATTCTTCGTAAGCTGCTTGTAAATTCGCTGCAATAGCACCAGCAGGATTTCCTTCGATGTGGTGTCTTTCTAACATGTGAACTAATTCGCCATCTTTGAAAAGTGCTACGCACGGTGAACTTGGTGGGAATGGCGCAAAATGTTTTCTAGCTTCTGCTACCGCTTCTGTGTCAAAACCTGCAAAAACAGTAGTTAAATGGTCTGGTTTTTTATCACCAGTTAAAGAATAAATAACACCTGGTCTTGCTGCTCCTGCTGCGCAACCACAAACCGAATTTACCATAACTAAAGTAGTTCCCGGTTGTTTAAGTGCATCGTTTACTTGTTCTGCTGAGGTAAGGTCTTGGAAACCTTTATCTGTGAGTTCTGCCTTCATTGGCATTACTAAATCTGCTGGATACATAATATATATTTTATTTAATGATTAGAAAATTCAAGATTTTATAGTGCAAATTTATAATTAAAATTTGGAAAATTCTATTTAATTCTATTATCAAAAATATGCCAAAAATCTATTAAGACAAAATGACTCCTTTTTAATGAAAAAAGCCGATGAATTTTTCATCGGCTATTTATCGTTAATATGAAAATTTAATTATGATAATAGTTTTTTCACCATTTCAGAGATGGATTTTCCATCTGATTTTCCTGCCAAAGTTTTAGAAGCAGTTCCCATAACTTTTCCTAAGTCTTTTAGAGATTCTGCGCCTACTTCGGCAATAATTTTTTTAATTTCTGCTTCCAATTCTTCCGCAGAAAGTTGAGCAGGTAAAAATTGTTCAATCACTTTCATTTGTGCCAATTCTACTTCTGCCAAATCATTTCTGTTTTGAGCAACAAATTGTTCGTAAGAATCTTTTCTTTGCTTAATCATTCTTTGGAGAATGGCAATTTCTTGTTCTGCAGAAACATCAGCTCCTTTTGCTTCAGTTTTGAGCAAGAGAATTTGAGATTTTACGGCTCTTAGAGAGTCAAGAGCAACTTTGTCTTTTTCTCTCATTGCGGTTTTAATCGCTTCGTTTATGGTAAGTTCTAAACTCATTTTTTTCTAAATTTTAAAAATTTTAATCTACGTCTTTGTTTAAAAACTTGTTTTCTCTAAGTTGTACTCTTCCGTTATTTTCAGAAAGGAAACTAGAAATTTGCTGTTGAGAAGCATTTTCGTGACCTATATTGATGTTTTTTCTTCTGAAAGCAGGAATATTTTCGAATTCATTTTCGTTTTCTATCGTCTGATAACGAGAGTTGAACTCTTTCAACTTATCTCTTCTTGCCTGAACTTTTTCTGTAGCAGTATTTTTTTCGATAAATTTAAATTCCTCTTCAATTTTAGTTTCTGTAAAAGTGATTTTTTCTTCAGTGTGATTTTCAAAAACGGTTTTTACTTCTTCTATTTCTTCTGCAATTTTAAAGGTAAACTCAATAGGTTTTTCTTCAACTAAAGTTTTCGTTTCTGCTTTTGGTTTATACGTTTCTACCGTTTTTTCCTCTACAATGAAAGAAATTTCTTCTTTGGTTTCTTCCACAGAAAGTTTCACATTTTCTACTTCTTGTGCAGCATTAAACTGAGTTTCTTCAATAATAGTCGTTTTCTTTTCTTCTGTTTCAAAAGTGAAAGATTGAGATTCTAAAACGTCTTCATCATCAAATGAAAATAACTCTAAAACATTATTTTCTTGTTCTTCTACTTCAAAAGTTTGATGACTGCTTTCAATGCTTAAACTTTCGTCTTCAAAAAATCTAAGTTCTTCTATTCTTTCTTCCATCACAGCTGCTTGTGTTTCTGCAAATTGATTCACAGAATTATTTGGGAAGTCTGGAGTGCTGTTATCATTAGAATCATCTAAGAAAAACATGCTTTTTGATGAATTTTGCATTGGATTTTCTTGAGATTTTTCAGAAGAAGTTCTGCCAAATGGAGATTCTCTCTTCACTTTTGGTGTAGAAGGACTGTCTTCTAATGTATATCTAATTTTTTCGGTAGGACCAGCATATTTTTGATCATCTGCTGCAAAACCAGTGGCAATAACCAATACGCTGATAGAATCTCCCAATTCTGCATCTGTTCCTACACCGAAAATAATATCTGCAGTGTTTCCTGCTTCGCGCTGAATGTGGTCATTAATTAAGCCGATTTCGTCCATTGTAGCTTCTTCGTTTCCACTTCTGATAAGGAGAAGAACGTTTTTAGCGCCTGTGATTTTATTATCGTTTAATAATGGAGAATCGAGTGCTTTTTTCACTGCTTCTTCTGCTTTGTTTTCACCAGAAGCGGTTCCTGTAGACATGAGAGCAGTTCCTGAATTTTGTAAAACTGAACGCGCATCACGGAAGTCTATATTTACATCGAAATAACCAGTAATCACTTCTGCCATACCTTTAGCAGCATTGGCTAACACTTCATCTGCCTTAGCAAAACCAGATTTGAAGCCTAGGTTACCAAATTGCTGACGAAGTTTATCGTTATTAATAACAATTAGGGAATCTACATTATTGCGAAGTTTTTCTAAACCATTTTCGGCTTGTTCTAATCTTCTTTTTCCTTCAAAACTAAAAGGAACGGTAACTATACCAATGGTTAAAATTCCCATTTCTTTGGCAATTTTTGCAATAACAGGTGCAGCACCAGTACCAGTTCCGCCACCCATTCCTGCGGTTATGAAAACCATTTTGGTATTATGACCTAGAACAGCTTTGATTTCATCAATACTTTCTAAGGCAGATTTTTCTCCAACTTCTGGGTCTGCTCCAGCTCCTAAACCTTCTGTAATGGCAGCTCCTAACTGAACTTTTGTAGAAATTGGGTTATTATCTAGTGTTTGTGCATCGGTGTTACAAATAATAAAATCTACTCCATGAATTCCTTTCTCGTACATGTGTTTCAACGCATTGTTACCTCCACCACCTACACCAATTACTTTTATGATAGATGAATTTCCTTTTGGTAAATCGAATGAAAACCCTGTATTTAATGTATTTTCCATATATTTTCGATGTATAAAAGTTACTTACTTATTTTGTGTTATTCGTTTTAATTATTCTACTTCTTCGAAGAATTTTTTTACTTTTTCAAGGATGGATTGTCCAAAAGTAGGTTTATTCTTCTTCACTTCCTCTAAGTGTTGTGTAATTTCTTGCTCCTCAGTTTTTACTTCTTCTACAGTATTTTCTGCTTGAGGAACTTCTATAACTTTTGGCTCTTCTACAGGTTTTTCTATAGGTTTTTTATCATGAATTTTTAAACTTTCCATCAATAAACCAATTGAAGTTGCAAACTCTGGGGATTTCAAATATTGGTTTTTGTCATTGGCAATATATTCATTGGCAAAACCAATTCTTGCATCAAATCCTGTTACATAATTGGCTAACTGACGAAGGTTTTTAAGATTAGAACCGCCACCTGTTAATACAATTCCTGCGATAAGTTTGCGTTTTTGTTCATAAGCTCCATACGCTTTTAACTCTGTATTTACCATTTCGAGAATTTCTTCCACTCTCGCATTGATAATACTTGCCAAAGATTTTAGAGAAATTTCTTTGTCTGGTCTTCCGTGTAAACCAGGAATGGTAACAAACGTAGAATCTTTTTCTAAATCTGGAACGGCAGACCCGAATTTTACTTTCAGTTGCTCTGCGTGTTTTTCTATAATAGAACAGCCTTCTTTAATATCATCTGTAATAATACCGCCACCATAAGGAATAACGCAAGTATGACGAATGATGTTATCTTTAAAAATAGCAATATCTGTAGTACCACCACCTATGTCTACGATGGCAACTCCTGCTTCTTTTTCTTCAGTAGTAAGAACAGCTTCTGAAGAGGCAAGAGGTTCTAGTGTAAGTGCTTCCATTTCTAAACCAGCTTCGCGAACGCAACGTGCGATATTTCTGATGCTTCCCATTTGACCCACAACTACATGGAAATTTGCTTCCAGACGTTTTCCGTGCATACCGATTGGTTCTTGGATTTCGCCTTCAGAATCTACTTTGTACTCTTGTGGAAGCACGTGAATGATTTCTTCACCAGGAAGCATGACCAGTTTTTTTACTTGGTCTTTTAAGATTTCTATATCTTCATCTGTGATATATTTATCTGGGTTTTCTCTCATGATGTAATCTGAGTGTTGCAGACTACGAATGTGTTTGCCTGCGATACCTACGGTTACTCTATGAATAGGAACTCCTGAAGATTTTTCTGCTTCTGAAATAGCAGCTTTGATAGAGCTTATTGTTTGAGAAATATTATTCACAATTCCTTTGTGAACGCCCAAACTTTTAGCTTTACCTACGCCTAAAACTTCAATTTTTCCGTGGGCATTTTTTCTGCCTACAATGGCAACAATTTTCGTGGTACCAATGTCTAAACCTACTGAATAATCATGTGTTTCCATATATTGCTGTTCTCTTTTTTTAATTAGTTGTTTTTTCTTCGGTTTTTTGTGTTCCTGTTACGGTGTTTATTATGTTTTGTTCATTTGTTTGTAAACTGTCTTCTTCGGGTTTATAACCAGAATTAAGAGTGGTTACGATTTGGTTATCATATTTCACAGAAATTTTAGAATATTTTTCTGGAGCTTGATACACCAAATATTTTTCTACAAATGTTTTAAAACCTTTTACTTTAAAATCTATTCTATCTAAATCACCGATTTCTACTTTATAATTTCCATCGCTGGTTGCAAGATTGAAGTTTCCGTTTTCTTTTGTAATGCCTACAAAGAAATTTTTGCAGAAACTGTCTTTGTTTATTTTTTCTATTAACTCAATGAGTTTTTTATACTCTTTCTTCTTCACGTCGCCAGAAACCAGCATGCAAGGATGAGAGTATGTTTTAGAAATTGGGAATTCTATTCCTTTTTTGTCTACATAAAATCCTTTTCCTCCATTATTTAATCTAAAAACGGGAACTCTTTGTTTGATGTCTACATTCAGTTTTCCATTTAAATTTAAATAAACGTTTGCGCTATCTACAGCAGGCAATTCGTTTAATTTTTTTTCTAAACTCGGGATATCTACATCGCCCACTTTTTTTGTGGTATTATATCTTTCTACAATCGTTCTAATGTCTTTTTCGTCTACAAAATAAACAGGAGAGGAGCTATCATTTAATTTTACGATGATAGATTGCTCATCAATTTTTCGGTCATTGAATCTCTTCAAAGAGAAGCTCAATAGAAATCCGAAGATGACTACTGTGACAAAAATTTTGAGAATTCTCCACTTGTTTTTCATAAACTTACGTCCGAGTTTTTTCTATTTTTATTTTTTCAATGTACCAATCCAATTCATAATTGGGTCATACAAAGTGTCTATGTTTCCTGCACCTACTGTAAGCAAAATATCAAAATCTTTTTCTTTGATTTTGTCAAAAGCTTCGCTCAAACTGCACACTTCTTTTTTCTCTAACTGTACTTTTTCTAGCAACCAATCAGAAGTTACCCCTTCAAAATCTTTTTGTAATTCTCTTGCTGGATAAATGTCTAATAATAACAATTCATCTGCTGCTGCTAAACTTTCTGCAAAACCATCTGCAAAATCTCTGGTTCTGCTGAATAAATGTGGCTGAAACGCTACCAACAGTTTTTTATTTGGGTTAAAAGTTCTGATGGAACCAATCACCGCATTCAGTTCTGTTGGGTGGTGTGCATAATCATCTACATAAATCTTACCGTTTTCAAAAATATGTTTGGTATAACGTCTTTTAATTCCTTTGAAACTAGAAATCCCTTCTTGTAAAGCTGTAAAATCTGCTCCCAAATTGTGCAAAACTGCAATCGCAGCCGTTGCATTTTCCACATTATGTGTTCCCGGAATTTGCCAAGCAAATTCTACGGTTTGTTCGCCCGCATGAAAATCAAACATCATCCAACCGTCTACAATGTGCAGATTATCAGAATAATAATCAGCTTCTTCATTTACCGCATATGTTCTACAAGGTCTGCCAATATTTACACCTTTTCTCACAAAAAGTTGGTCGTTTTCTGGCACTAAATCTGCAAAATCTCTAAATCCTTGTTCTATGGTTTCTGTATCTCCATAAATATCAAGATGGTCTGCATCAATAGAAGTAATAATTGCCCAATCTGGTGAAAGATTTAGGAAACTTCTGTCATATTCATCAGCTTCTAAAACAGACATTTCTGTTCCGTTAAAAATGAAATTTGACTTGTAATTTTCTGCAATTCCACCTAAAAATCCAGAAAATGGAAGATTCGCCACTTTGCAAAGATGTGCTACCAAACTTGAAGTAGTAGTTTTGCCATGCGTTCCAGCTACTGCGATACAATTGGTATCTTCGGTAATCATTCCTAGAACTTTTGCACGTTTTAAAACTTCAAAACCATTTTCATTAAAATAATCTAAAATTCCCAAAACTTTAATCGCAGGTGTATAAATCACTAATGTTTCTTCTTTCTTCAAAGACGAAATTTTCTCATCTACCACATCTTCAAAAGTGATAGAAATTCCTTCCTTCTGAAGCTCTGTAGTGAGTTTGGTTTCGGTTTTATCATAACCCAAAACATTTTTCCCAGCAGCATGGAAATATCTTGCCAAAGCAGACATCCCGATTCCACCGATTCCTACGAAGTAAAAGTTTTGATAGTTTTTCATTTCTTTTATGTTTTACGTTTTGTCATTTTGAATGGAGTGAAACGGAATGAAAAATCTTTAAATAGATTCTTCACTACATTTTGTTTCGCTCAGAATGACAGACGTTTACTCTTTAATATTCAAATTTTTAAAAATCTCTTTCACAATTTCTTCTGTCGCTTTTGGTTTTGCAAAAAATTCTAAATTTTGAGCCATTTCTTTTCTCAAAGATTCATTTTCACAAATTTCTGAAAGCGTGTTCCAGAATTTCTCTTTCATCTCTGTGTCTTTCACCATTTTAGCAGCGTTTTTGTCTACCAAAGTCTGAGCGTTTTTGGTTTGATGATCTTCTGCCGCAAAAGGAAAAGGAACAAGCAAAACTGGCTTTTTAGCAATGGCTAATTCCGAAATCGCAATCGCTCCAGCTCTAGAAACAATTACATCTGCCGCAGAATAAGCTATTTCCATGTTTTTAATAAATTCTACAATTTGCATGTTTCTGCTGTGAATGTCTTTCGTTTCTTCTAAAATATTTTTATAATCTAGTTTACCTGTTTGCCAAATGAGTTGGTAATTTTTTTCTAAAACTTTATCAATGTTTTCTTTCCAGCCGTTGTTTAAAGTTCTAGAACCTAAAGAACCGCCTACTGAAAGTATCGTTAATTTCCCTTTTTCTAAACCTAATTTTTCTTTGGCTAAATCGCTGTCAATGATATCAGTAATAATGTTTTTTCTGATAGGATTTCCTAAAAATAATGTTTTCGTTCCGTGGAAGAATTTTTCCATATTTGGATAGGCGGTGAAAACGGTTTTTGCTTTTTTAGCATTGAAAATATTGGCTTTCCCAGGAAGAGAATTCTGCTCTTGAATAAAAGTAGGGATTCCCATTCTCGCAGCAATGAATAAAGCGGGACCGCTTGCAAAACCTCCTGTTCCAACCGCAAAATCTGGTTGGAATGCTTTGATGATTTTTCTAGCTTTAAGCAAACTAGAAATCACCTTAAACGGTAAATTAATATTAGCCAAAAGATTTCCTCTGTCAAAGCCAGCAATATTTAATCCTTCAATTTTGAAACCTGATTGTGGAACTTTTTCCATCTCCATTTTTCCATTGGCTCCCATGAACAAAAATTCCGCATCAGGAAAACGTTTTTGTATTTCCTGCGCAATTGCAACGGCAGGAAAGATGTGACCACCTGTTCCACCACCACTCATTAAAACTTTTAATTTTCCACTCATATTATCTTGATTTAAAGATTTAAGAATTGAAATATTTAAAGATTACAACTCGTTCAATCGTTTAATTTTACGCTATATCATTTATTTCTTCTACATTTTGTTTTTTGCCCATTCCTTCTTCTTCGAAAGTGAGAATTCTTGAACTTACATTCAGAATAATTCCTAATTGAAGATAAGTCACCAGCATAGAAGTTCCTCCATAACTTATTAAAGGCAACGGTTGTCCTGTTACTGGAATAAGATTTACCGCTACAGCAATATTTACTGCTAATTGCACGAAAATCATAATTCCTAAACTGAGCACCAATAAACTTCCAAAAAATGCCCGCATTTTACTGGCAATCATCACAATCCTAATCATCATAATCATGTATAAAGTGATGAGTGCAAATGCTCCAAAAAAACCATATTCTTCTACAATAATGGCGAAAATAAAATCAGAAGCAGACTGTGGAAGCATCTGTTTCAATGCAGATTTTCCTGGTCCCATTCCTGTAATTCCGCCGTGAACTATGGCTGCTTTTGCTTGGTTTACCTGATAGTTTTTTGCTTTTACAGTTTCGTCTTCTACATTGGCATTTTTCTTAGAATTGGCAAAAGTTTCTATTCTACTTACCCAAGTATGAACACGATTGCTGCCAATTAAATCTGTTTTTAAAGCTAAAAACAAGAAAATTCCCACAAAAAGTCCTGAAATTCCTAAAAATCCTAAAATGTATTTGGAGGAAAGTTGACCAACCAACATTACTGCTAATGAAACCATTAGAATCATCAAAGCGGTAGAACCATTGTCTTTTGCAACTAAAATAAATACCAATAAAACTGGTCCGAAAATGTAAAATATGTTCTCTATCGGAAGTCTTTCTCTTTTAATTTTTTTAGTTAAATATCTGCACAAATAGATAATTAACATGAGGTATGCAAAGCTTGATGGCTGAAAAGAAATAGGAGTTCCAGGGATTTTTAACCAACGAGAAGCAGACGCTCCGTCGATTTTTTGTCCCGTAAACATGGTTACAAACAGTAAAATCACCATAATCCCGAGAAGGATACTGCTCAGTTTTCCGATGTGTTCGTATTTTACTGTTCCAACAGCTCTCATGATTGCTAAACCTAAGAAAACAAAAAACATGTGCTTGATGACGTGTCCCGTAGTTGTACCATTCTGCACAATGTATTCTAAGTTAGAACTTGCAGAATATACAGGGAACACGGAAAAGAAGGAGATTAAAATAATCACCATCCAAAGCACTTTGTCGCCTTTTAAAAGTTCAAATTTGTTTTCTTGTTGTTCCATTCTTTATTTATAGGATTGAAATCCTATTTTATTTCTTATCGCCACTTCGTGGCTTTTTTTTAATTGTTTTTTAAAACTTCTTCTTTAAATAATTGTCCTCTATGTTCATAGTTATTGAATAAATCAAAACTTGCACAACAAGGAGAAAGTAAAACGGTATCACCTTTTTCTGCTAGAGATTTCGCAGTTTTCACCGCTTCTTCCATGCTAGAAGTATCTACGATAATGTCTTTTTTGTCTTTGAAAAATTCTATGATTTTAGAATTATCCAATCCAAGACAAACAATCGCTTTTACTTTTCTTTTTACTAAATCTTCTATTTCTGTATAATCATTTCCTTTGTCTGTTCCACCTACAATCCAAACCGTTGGTGTTTTCATGCTTTCTAAAGCATAGTAGGTAGCGTTTACATTGGTTGCTTTAGAATCGTTAATGAATTTTACACCATTAATTTCTGCCACACCTTCTAATCTGTGTTCTACCGCTTGGAAAGTCATTAGAGAATTTCTAATGCTCTCATTGCTGATATTCAATAATTTACTAGCGATAGAAGCAGCTAAACTATTGGCAACATTATGCGTTCCCATCAGAGATAAATCTTCTATTTTCATAGAAAACTCATCGTGAAGTTTTACCACAATTTTTTCCTCTTCTGTATAACCTCCTTCTTCTAATTTTTCCTTCATAGAGAAAGGAATTTGCTTCACTCTTAAATCTATTTCTTGAAGCAGTTTTTGACTCATTTCATCATCTTTATTGTAGATGAAATAATTGTCATTTTCTTGATTTTCGGCAATTCTGAATTTTGCCAAAGCGTATTCTTCGTAGTTGTAATTGTATTGGTCAAGATGGTCTGGACTCAAATTCAACAATAAAGAAATGTAAGGTCTAAAATTCTGAATATCATCTAATTGGAAGCTGCTTACTTCTAACACATAATAGTCAAAATTCTCTTGCGCAACTTGCATTGCGAAACTTTTGCCGATGTTTCCACCTAAACCTACATTCAAGTTGTCATTTTTCAGAATGTGATAAATGAGCGATGTAGTAGTAGTTTTCCCATTACTTCCTGTGATGGCGATGATTTTGGCATTGGTAAATTCTGCACCGAATTCTATCTCCGAAGAAAGTCTGATTCCTTTTGCTTTGATTTTTTGAACCATTTCAGCTTTCTTAGGAACTCCTGGAGATTTTATAACCCAATCTGCAGCTAGAATTCTTTCTTCATCGTGGTTTTTTTCTTCAAACTCGATTCCGTTTTCTACCAAAACTTTTTTGTAACTCTCTTTAATTTCGCCTTTGTCTGAAAGAAAAACTTCCAAACCTTTTGTTTTAGCCAAAATTGCAGCGCCCACTCCACTTTCTCCTCCTCCTAGAATTACGACTTTCATTTTTTCCATTTTGATTTTTATTTCAAACCTTTTTATTTTGTTGGATTGAATCCAACGTTCTCATATCTTTCGTTCCTGTGGAACTTAATTTTTATCTAATTTTCAGTGTTATTAAACAGATAATTGCCAACATAACTCCTATGATAATCATTCTGTTAACAATTTTGCTTTCATGGAAACCACTTTTCTGATAATGGTGATGAAGTGGAGACATTTTAAACAATCTGTTATTCTGAGCGTACTCTAATCCGTACTTTTTCTTTCTGTATTTAAAAACCGCTACTTGCAGCATTACTGAAAGATTTTCGATTAAGAAAATCCCGCATAAAACTGGAATCAATAATTCTTTTCTTAAGATAATTGCCAAAACTGCAATTACACCTCCTAACATTAAACTACCAGTGTCACCCATGAAAACTTGAGCTGGATAAGTGTTGTACCAGAAAAATCCTATGGTTGCTCCAATTAGAGCAACTGCGAAAATGGTGGTTTCTCCCATGTTCGGAAGGAACATAATATTCAGATAATCAGCGAAAATGATGTTTCCTGAGAGGTAGGCAAAAAAGGCAAGTGTTCCTAAAATTACCACACTCGTTCCTGCAGCAAGTCCATCAATTCCGTCTGTAATATTGGCTCCATTAGAAACAGCGGTCACAATGAAAATTACCAGTGGAATAAAAATAATCCAAGCCCATTCTTCTTGTGAAGATTCGTCCATCCAGAAAAGAATTTTGCTGTAGTCAAATTCATTATTTTTCATAAATGGAACAGTAGAAATGGTTTCTCTTTCGGCTGGAGCGAAGTTTTGAGAAACGCTTGTTCTATTGATTTCGTGAGCATCAGCATATTTTCTTTTGATGGTAATGTCTGGATGAAAATACATGGTAACTCCTACGATTAGTCCTAAACCAACTTGACCAATAATTTTAAAAATCCCGCTTAATCCGTCTTTATTTTTCTTTATTTTTTTGAGATAATCATCTATAAAACCGATGGCGCCCATCCAAAGCATAGAAACAATTAACAGAAGAACATAAATATTAAATTTTGTAAATAAAAGCACAGGAATAATGGTGGCAAAAATGATAATGAAACCTCCCATTGTAGGTGTACCTTCTTTTTGTTTTTGTCCTTCTAACCCGAGATCTCTTACCAATTCTCCCATCTGTTTGTTGCGCAGATAATTGATGATTTTTTTACCATAAACCAGAGCAATCAGCAATGACAAAAGCACAGCAAAAGCCGCTCTGAAAGAGATGTATTTCAGTAAGTTTAATCCAGGAATGTGAATTCCGTGATTGGTAAGATATTCGTATAGATAGTATAGCATTTGTTTAATTTTAAT contains the following coding sequences:
- the murC gene encoding UDP-N-acetylmuramate--L-alanine ligase, with amino-acid sequence MKNYQNFYFVGIGGIGMSALARYFHAAGKNVLGYDKTETKLTTELQKEGISITFEDVVDEKISSLKKEETLVIYTPAIKVLGILDYFNENGFEVLKRAKVLGMITEDTNCIAVAGTHGKTTTSSLVAHLCKVANLPFSGFLGGIAENYKSNFIFNGTEMSVLEADEYDRSFLNLSPDWAIITSIDADHLDIYGDTETIEQGFRDFADLVPENDQLFVRKGVNIGRPCRTYAVNEEADYYSDNLHIVDGWMMFDFHAGEQTVEFAWQIPGTHNVENATAAIAVLHNLGADFTALQEGISSFKGIKRRYTKHIFENGKIYVDDYAHHPTELNAVIGSIRTFNPNKKLLVAFQPHLFSRTRDFADGFAESLAAADELLLLDIYPARELQKDFEGVTSDWLLEKVQLEKKEVCSLSEAFDKIKEKDFDILLTVGAGNIDTLYDPIMNWIGTLKK
- the murG gene encoding undecaprenyldiphospho-muramoylpentapeptide beta-N-acetylglucosaminyltransferase encodes the protein MSGKLKVLMSGGGTGGHIFPAVAIAQEIQKRFPDAEFLFMGANGKMEMEKVPQSGFKIEGLNIAGFDRGNLLANINLPFKVISSLLKARKIIKAFQPDFAVGTGGFASGPALFIAARMGIPTFIQEQNSLPGKANIFNAKKAKTVFTAYPNMEKFFHGTKTLFLGNPIRKNIITDIIDSDLAKEKLGLEKGKLTILSVGGSLGSRTLNNGWKENIDKVLEKNYQLIWQTGKLDYKNILEETKDIHSRNMQIVEFIKNMEIAYSAADVIVSRAGAIAISELAIAKKPVLLVPFPFAAEDHQTKNAQTLVDKNAAKMVKDTEMKEKFWNTLSEICENESLRKEMAQNLEFFAKPKATEEIVKEIFKNLNIKE
- a CDS encoding FtsW/RodA/SpoVE family cell cycle protein — encoded protein: MEQQENKFELLKGDKVLWMVIILISFFSVFPVYSASSNLEYIVQNGTTTGHVIKHMFFVFLGLAIMRAVGTVKYEHIGKLSSILLGIMVILLFVTMFTGQKIDGASASRWLKIPGTPISFQPSSFAYLMLIIYLCRYLTKKIKRERLPIENIFYIFGPVLLVFILVAKDNGSTALMILMVSLAVMLVGQLSSKYILGFLGISGLFVGIFLFLALKTDLIGSNRVHTWVSRIETFANSKKNANVEDETVKAKNYQVNQAKAAIVHGGITGMGPGKSALKQMLPQSASDFIFAIIVEEYGFFGAFALITLYMIMMIRIVMIASKMRAFFGSLLVLSLGIMIFVQLAVNIAVAVNLIPVTGQPLPLISYGGTSMLVTYLQLGIILNVSSRILTFEEEGMGKKQNVEEINDIA
- the murD gene encoding UDP-N-acetylmuramoyl-L-alanine--D-glutamate ligase — translated: MKVVILGGGESGVGAAILAKTKGLEVFLSDKGEIKESYKKVLVENGIEFEEKNHDEERILAADWVIKSPGVPKKAEMVQKIKAKGIRLSSEIEFGAEFTNAKIIAITGSNGKTTTTSLIYHILKNDNLNVGLGGNIGKSFAMQVAQENFDYYVLEVSSFQLDDIQNFRPYISLLLNLSPDHLDQYNYNYEEYALAKFRIAENQENDNYFIYNKDDEMSQKLLQEIDLRVKQIPFSMKEKLEEGGYTEEEKIVVKLHDEFSMKIEDLSLMGTHNVANSLAASIASKLLNISNESIRNSLMTFQAVEHRLEGVAEINGVKFINDSKATNVNATYYALESMKTPTVWIVGGTDKGNDYTEIEDLVKRKVKAIVCLGLDNSKIIEFFKDKKDIIVDTSSMEEAVKTAKSLAEKGDTVLLSPCCASFDLFNNYEHRGQLFKEEVLKNN
- the mraY gene encoding phospho-N-acetylmuramoyl-pentapeptide-transferase, translated to MLYYLYEYLTNHGIHIPGLNLLKYISFRAAFAVLLSLLIALVYGKKIINYLRNKQMGELVRDLGLEGQKQKEGTPTMGGFIIIFATIIPVLLFTKFNIYVLLLIVSMLWMGAIGFIDDYLKKIKKNKDGLSGIFKIIGQVGLGLIVGVTMYFHPDITIKRKYADAHEINRTSVSQNFAPAERETISTVPFMKNNEFDYSKILFWMDESSQEEWAWIIFIPLVIFIVTAVSNGANITDGIDGLAAGTSVVILGTLAFFAYLSGNIIFADYLNIMFLPNMGETTIFAVALIGATIGFFWYNTYPAQVFMGDTGSLMLGGVIAVLAIILRKELLIPVLCGIFLIENLSVMLQVAVFKYRKKKYGLEYAQNNRLFKMSPLHHHYQKSGFHESKIVNRMIIIGVMLAIICLITLKIR